Part of the Vulpes vulpes isolate BD-2025 chromosome 6, VulVul3, whole genome shotgun sequence genome, GCgcaatattttaagatatatcaTTTCTTGTTACAAAGttctttgttaaatatttcttCCCTCATCCAGTAGTATGGACTGTATGTAAAAGAGTACAGTAGCTTGTAGGAATAGTTGTTGATTCTTTACCATTCTCTCTACCGATGAATTTGTTTTCGTAGAAATTGGCCTGAGTCAAGCTGATGGCTAATTCATTTCTTCAGAGTGtacctttaaatgtttttcagaTCTCATAGGATGGTTGGAAAGTAAAGAAGGCCACTGTGAAGACCAGGCCTCAGGGGCAGTGTGCCATTCCTCCTCTACATCACAATTTAATTCCCTTGGTGTCATTGCAGATGTGAATCCCAAGTACCAGTGTGATCTGGTGTCTAAAAACGGGAATGATGTCTATCGCTATCCCAGTCCACTTCACGCCGTGGCGGTGCAGAGTCCAATGTTTCTCCTTTGCCTGACGGGCAGCCCtctgagggaagaggagaggcttGGTAACCATGCCAGTGACATTTGCGTTGGATCTGAGCTGGACGCCATGAAGACAGACACTTCCTTACCGTCTCCAGGTAGTTTGTGGTCTGCTCCCCACCCTTCATCCAGTAAGAGAATGGATGGCTACATTCTGAGCCTGGTGCAGAAAAAAACACACCCTGTAAGGACCAACAAACCAAGAACCAGCGTGAGTGCTGATCCCACGAAGGGCCTTCTGAGGAACGGGAGCGTCTGTGTCAGAGTGACTGGGGGTGTCTCACAGGGCAACAGCGGGAACCTTAAGAATTCTAAACAGGTGCTTTTGCCCTCTGGCGGGATCCCCTCTTTGGACAACGGGACATTCTCCCCACTGAAGCAGTGGTCAAAAGAATCAAAGGCAGAACCACTGGAGAGCAAGAGGCTGTTGTCCCCGCCGGAGGCCTGCTCGCCAGGCGCTGCCACTGAACTCCCAAGCAAGCATCTGCCCAGAAATGCCAAGCCAGCTGCCCAGGACCACGCCCGGTGTCCCACGGCTGCGACAGGGGAGTCCCCCAGGGACGGCGTTCAGGTCCCAGCCGCCTCTCCCAAGGAGAGCCCCGGGaggggccccgccccgccgcaggAGAACAGAGTCGTCCAGCCACTGAGAAAGGTGTCCCAGAAGGGCGGCCTGCAGCCGGCCCCTGCTGCAGCGCCCTCTGCTGCAGCGCCCTCTGCGGCCCCTGCTGCAGCGCCCTCTGCGGCCCCTGCTGCGCCGCCGTCTTCAGCTTTCGCGCCGGAGGAGCGGCCGGCGCTGGATTTCAAGAGCGAGGGCTCCTCCTCCCAAAGCCTGGAGGAAGGGCCCCCCGCCAGGGCGCCGTCCGCCCCGGGCCTGCAGGCGGCGGCCGCCCGGCCCCACCGCGGCACCCGGACCCCAGCCGCCCCGCGCTCGGCCCCGAGGCACCGGGGGGCGCAGGGTCTCCACGCGCCCGACGGCGCGCTGCCGCCCGCGAGGGAGAAGAGCCGCGCGGCGGGCAAGAAGTGCCGCTTCCCCGACGACGTGGATACAAACAGGAGGCTCCGGAAGGCCTCGTCCCGGGGGCGGAAGGGCGGGGCCGGCCAGCCCGAGGCGGGTGCGGCGTGCCGGGGGCTGGGTGCGGGCCAGCGGGCGGCGGGGGCCAGGGCgcacggccacggccacggccgGGAGACGCTGGTGGCCAAGCCCAAGCACAAGCGAGCCGAGTCGCGGCGGTGGCGCTCGGCCGCCGAGGTCTCGCTGGAGGAGGCCCTGCGCAGGTCGCGGCGGCGGCGCGAGCACGTGGGGCTGTTCCCCGCCGCCGTGCCGCTGCCCTACAGCAGCCCCTACGCCTACGTGGCCAGCGACTCCGAGTACTCGGCCGAGTGCGAGTCCCTCTTCCACTCCACGGTGCTCGACACCAGCGAGGACGAGCGCAGCAACTACACCACCAACTGCTTCGGGGACAGCGAGTCCAGCGTGAGCGACGGGGACTTCGCGGGCGACAGCACGAGCTCCAGCGACTCGGAGGAAAGCGGGGGCCTGATTTGGTCCCAGTTTGTGCAGACCCTCCCCATCCAGGCGGTGGCAGCCCCGGACCTCCACAGCAACCCCACGAAGACCTTCGTCAAAATTAAGGCCTCGCATAACCTCAAGAAGAAAATCCTCCGCTTTCGGTCGGGCTCTCTGAAGCTCATGACGACTGTTTGAGGAGCaccccggggagggggtggctaagtggtggtggtggtggagactGGGgtgttttctagtttcatagcggAAAAGGTGGCGTCTTAtttgtgcgtgtgcgtgtgcgtgtgcgtgacGGTTCCACGGAATGCTTTGCTTTTGTTGAGATAGACTTGAGGTGCTTTGTCTCGTCCTCATCCTGTAGGGATACTAGTGCCTTTAGTGGAAGGTAAAGAACGTTTTGCTGGCTAGGAGTAAATACTGGGTTTTTAATGGTGGTGATAGTGAATGAATTTTGTGGTATCAGGTGACTCTTACTGGAAATTCTCTGAGCATCTGTGAAGGCACAGGTTTCGGCGTTCAAGGCTTGCTGGGATGGGGCCTTTTGATCCGAAGGTCAGGTGGGTGGAATTTAGACATACATTGCGTCTTGGTTCTCTAGGGCTGTGTCTCCATGAGGGTTTTCCCATCGAGAGGCATCACATACAATTGTGTGAAGTAGGTACGATGGACAGTCattgttttctgtaattttttatgTAGTCCCCCTTTCTTAGATGTATCcccattctattttcttctcagaaCTGTTTGGTTTACTGGACTCGCAACTTGAAGACCAGACCCTAAATCCAGAGCTGGTGACCTCTGGGTAGGATGCTGGTAATAAACTGTAAAAGGATTCACTCAAACTTTTGCCACACTTGGTGCCTAGGCCCTGGTTACATAACGCTTTCTGGGCCAATTAGCCAACATTTTGATGCCTTTCTCTTCCTCCGTAATTTGCAGCAGATCCAGCCATTTCCTCTTGGAAGGACTTGCCTTTGGGGTAAATTTTGGTCCTTGGGTCCTGAGAAATTCACTCCTAATGAAATAACCCTTGAGTGTAACTCCAAGCCCAGAATTGCTCACTGAGTATGGTGCCACCTAAGCATTGGCCCAAACATTTTAGTGCAATCCAGTCCAGATTGGATCACTGACCCTGTCTGgaagggcttttttaaaaaaaaaaaaaaaatttgttttggtaAGCAGTATTGTGTAAATTGTTTTTTATACCAATATATGCATGTTTTGTGCATGAGTAGTATTTGTTTTGATATTTCTATGGATGTTAAATTACTGTATGATATAAACAGTATGTGTTTTTTATATATCATTGTGTAAATTTAATATAACACATTTTATGCTGTAATAAACAATTTGTTTTACTGCTGTTAAGTTTGTTGTTTGGATATAAAACCAGTTACACATAAATCTTGTGCCGATTATTTTGGGTTTTCAATTCTAGCATTAGAATATTTGCAATAATTAAAGCAAGCTTTAGGCAAAGGCTATAAATGGATGGTAAgtaaacaaatgaggaaaagcaAACCACTTCTTTAGAATAGATAAGatacttctttaaaatttaaggtAAATTTGGTAGATGTCttctaaggaaaatatttcagaaaagagTCTTCCCCGTCCCCCAACTCCGCAGTATAAAAGAATTTCCGACATGGAAAAGTTGAAATGATAGTGCAGTAAACACCTGTATAGCCAACACCCAGATTCAACAGTTGCTAACAATTCCTAACACTTGCTTTAACTCTCTTTACATATGTATTGGGTTAAACCATATTACTGGTTTTGAAGGTTAAGGACAGATTTTGGCAATCCTCCCTCCACCACACTGCTGTACTATTTTAGAGTAAATTTCAGGCATCTTGATATTTCATCTCAACACTTAAGCatgtatttcctaagaataaggaAATTCTGTATAGAACTACAACATCAAGATCATACCTAAGGAAAACTGACAATAATtcttaatatcatcaaatatttaatttctattcaaattttccaGTTTGTTTCAGAATTTTGTAACAGcatcttcttcccttttcctcaccAGGATTCAGTTAGTATGTGGCATTTGGTTGTAGATCTTTATAGTCTTTTTAGTTTAGTCTACCCACATTTCTTAAACATGACATTGTGTTTTTGAAGTCCGGACAGTTGTCTCATAGAAGGGCCCACATTCTGGATTTGGTTGGTTCCTTATACTGTGTTTTAACGCCTAGTCCTTCTATTTCCTGTAGGTTGTGTTAAggcttgattagattcaggttaaacattctttctttcttttttaagattttatttatttattcatgagagacacacagagagaggcagagacataggcagagggagaagcaggctccctgtgaggagcctggtgagggactccctcccaggacccggggatcacaacctgagccaaaggcagatgctcaaccactgaacccaggtgccccaggctaaACATTCTTGACAAGATTTCACTAGTGATCTTGTGTGTTTTTATAGCTTCACATTAAGAAACATAAGATCAGGATGCCCTGCTATTACTGAATATAAGAGTGATCCCTTGGTTAAGTGGGTGAGCAGTGATTTCTCCATTATAAAATTTCTCTTTGCAAATGGTAATTATTTGTGGGTGATTCTTCAATATTGTGTGGATATTCTTCACAACTTTCCACTTAATGGCTTTAGCTTACACTGCTGAATCTTGCCTAAACCAATTATTGCTTTGGGAATTCAAAATGGTGGTTTTCTAAATATCTTCtacattcttcaaaaaaaaaaaaaaaaggctttccttatttttccccctttttctttttttaatttaaattttagttaaatacagtgtaatattggtttctggagtagaattcagtgattgaTCACTTACATacgacacccagtgctcgtcacaagtgtcctctttaatacctatcacccaccTAGTCCATCCCCCTCCAACTCCCTCCATCGACTGTTCTCTTATGTTGAGTCTCTTAtgtatggtttgtttccctctctcctttttctcttttctgccttcCTGTATGAccatctgttttcttccttaaattccacatatgagtgagatcatatggtatttgtctttctctcactgacttatttcacttagcataatatcctctagttcattcactttgcaaatggcaagatttcttttttaaagtaatattcaaATAACATTacttgagtaatatttcattgtatatatccATTATAGCTAATCtttattcatctttcgatggacatttgggctctctccatagtttggctattgttgataacacccctttttcttttttgaacatcACAATGGAATCATGgatgtttattcatttgatatttaataatcatagttattgtttgtttttgatgcTCAACATGTCCCAAATTTGGCCAACGGGAGGataaattttgttaaaaggaAACTGGAATCAGCCCAATCTCATATTTACTATGAAATGTACttaattataattactttttcaGATGCTAAATTTAAATGCAACAAAAAttccttaaccatttttaaaattttgtcttagaaattttcttttcctatactCATCTATACCTATCTCTGAGAAGGTTTTTAACTTTGGAACATAGCAAGTGATTTCTCCATGCCTATAAAGGTAAgacatcttgtttcttttttaaatgagacaTCTTTTTAGCAAGACCTCTCAGACAACTCAGTTCTTCAAAACGTTACTCTTTtgctattcatttgtttttatatgcaACCAGTCATTTTGTTTGGACTAGAATTTCTTTGACTACCTGATTAAGTCAAGCACAAGTAAGGGGATGATCTCTGCATCTTTTCTAATACCATGATCCAATCTCTTTGGGGCCACGCTATCAAGTTTATTGTTTATGGCAACTGTGACCTGCAGTCAGTTCTTGAATCATTTCCAAGTTGTTCTCAATGAGCATTATTCTCAGAAGGGGATGCTTTCTGAAAACCAGCTTCTGAATAATTACATTTTAGGTGACAATGCCAAATGAAGAAAAGCGTGAAAAACAGGATTTTCAAAGAACCCTGTGTTTGTCCTCCTCTGTCCATTGCTTGACTTCGGTGTAGCTAGCATCTGTACTGCACTTGGAAAGTTgggttttgttcattatttttggtGACAAAATAACTGCTATTGTTGTTACAaacgacaaaaaaaaaacctctttaaaatgttttcctttattgaaataaactacaaatattgtcagaaaagaaaaaatatatctgaacGAAGCATAGGTGTTTAAATTTTCTGCTAATCCTCCTCAAATCCTACTCTCACTAGTTTGGTGTGTatatttccatattctttttcttttttaaagattttattttttcatgagagacacacagagagaggcagagacacaggcagagggagaagcaggctccctgtggggagcctgatgcaggacttgatcccaggatcccaggatcactacctcagccaaaggcagacgttcaaccactgagccacccaggcgtccctccatatTCTTTTATATGCACATACAAATATAgaacctttatatttttttcttcaaaatgaaggCTCAATCTATATGTATTATTCTGTAATTTACTACCTTCATTTCATGGACCTGTATAGTAGATATAATTCCTAATTCTTTTTAATGGGGTTCCAATTGTGTCTTCATTGAGAAAAACACTAGATTTTATGGGTTACTAGTTTGTTTagaaaaattctaatatttaGCAAAAAAATGTCAATGCAAGTGCTATACCTTTGCACACATATTGCCTTTCTAGGTTTCCAAtggattttgttattttgtattgTGAGCACACTTATTATTGGAGGATTATTGAGGGAATCCCGTGAGGCTTGATTTAGGATTTTACCACACTGAGaagctttgtggttttttttttcttccgcCAGGTGCTTCAGGGACATTTTCAGCCTggactaccttttttttttttttttaatttttcttattttttaaaagtttatttctttttagtaatctttacacccaatgtggggctcaaactcacaaccccgagatcaagagtcacatactcttcttttttttaagattttttatttattcattcataagaaacacagagagagagagagagaggcaaagacacaggcagagggagaagcaggatccatgcagggatcctgatgtgggactcaatcccaggactccaggatcacacgctgggctgaaggcggtgctaaaccactgagccactcgggctgcccaagagtcacatactcttctgactgagccagccaggtgcctctggacCACCTTTTAGATTAATTACTTTACTTTGGGTTACCTGACTATAGAAGTATTATATATTCAAATCCTAAGCCAACATGAGGATAGGCTGTGGTTACATGTTCTTAGAGGAGACTTTTCTCAAGGCAGAAGAGCTTCCTTACTTTTATCCTGGGCTAGCAAGAGGAATGTTTCCTTGGACCAATCTTTTACTGAGGGTGTAGCCCTTCATTGATTTCAGGGATTTGAGAAAGTCTCAGTCGCAAATCCAAGCCAAGTTCTTGTTGGTAAATGCCGGTCTAAACCAAAGTCCCTTGCTTAAAAGACCAGCAACCTTTCCCCCTTACTCTTTAAAGGTGGACCAAACTTGTGTGTCTTTCTTTCTAGTAAAGTCAATACATACTTAAGAGGATGTTTGTTAATAGTTTATCAATCATTTCTGTTTTACAGTGAGACAATTAGGTTATCCAGTTCACCATATGGCTAGAAGCATAGAACTGCTCATTGCCTTCGTCAATAAGTTGGATTATCCCTTCCCCCTCTTATTTTTTGGTACAATTTTGAGGTGCAATTGAAGTCCagtaaaatgtacatatttgaaCTGTACAATTTAAACAGTTTTGACATGCAACCACTATGTAACCACCACAATCAATATAACAAACTTCTATCATGGTCAAAAGTTTCCTTGATACCTTTTGTAATCCATCTCTCCCTCTACAACTTtccctaggcaaccactgattAGTTTTCTATCAGTATAGATTACTTTGTCGTATACTCTTTTTCTTGGCCTGAATTTTTCATTCCACATGATTTTTAGATTCTTCCATGCTATGTCAtgtctcaatagttcattcctttttttgttgctgagttGTATTCTTTTATGTAGATATATAACAGTTTGTTTATCCTATATACTTGTTGttggacatttgagttatttccagtttgaggTTATTCCAAATAAAACTGTGAAGAATATTCATGTACAGGTCTTTGTGGGGAcagatgtctttgtttttttaaactaaatgccCAGGAATGGAATTCCTTGGTTTTGTGGTGggtatatgtttaacattttaagaaattacaaaaacattttccaaactgattttttaaaaatttattcatcacacacacacacacacacacacacacacacacacacacacacacacaggcagagggagaagcaggttccagggagcctgatgcaaaactcaatctcagaactccaggatcacgccttgagttgaaggcagatgctcaaccactgagccacccaggtatccctgttttCTAGCTTTTAGTGTAGAAGTCTTGGTTATCTTTTGCtatatttattcctatgtattttaagACTTTTGGTGATACTATAaatagaagttttataattttactttccaATTGCTGGTGGACTAAAAGAATACAATTGATATTATATATTAAGCTTGAGCTCTATACCTTGTtaacttcatttctttgttttagtgATGGTTTCTTAGAATTCTAATCCTAGGCTTTTTGATATTGTTCTAAAGATCTGGAAACcgttgttcattttttttcagtcttttctctttgttcttcagtTTGGATAGTTACTAATGATCTATCTTCATTGCCTTTGTTATCTACATTCTGCTATTGGACCCAactagtgaaaaaaattttttttaatttagataatCTATTTTTCAGTCCTAAAGTTTCCAGATgagtgtgttttgttgttgttatttttagtttctgtttctctactgagaaacattttcatttcaatgaaattcatttcatttcattcatttcaaatgtgttttccttTACCTCATGGAGCATAGTGATAGTGGTTCCTTTAAAGTCTTTGATAGTTTCACCATTTAGGTGATCTTGAGATTGTCCTCTATCGATTGTTTTTCCCTTAAGAATTGtcacattttcctctttctttggttGTCAAGTAATTTCAGACTGTATCCTGAACATTGTCAGTGTAATATggtatattaaattattatattagttttaaaaataatccctAGGAGAATATTGATGTTTTTGCTTTAGCAAGCAATCAACCCAGTTAAGCTCTGACCTTAACTAAGTTCTTACCTTTGTGTTCTCCTTACCTTTACATCTCAGTTAAATCATACAAGCCTTTGCTGTGCCATTTTGGGTCTGTCCTGCACATATGTAGTTCACGGGTTAGTCTGAGACTTATGCAGGTGGTTTATATCTCATTTAAATTCTCAGTGCTTTGTTAGGTTGATTTGAGTCTGTATCTTGCATGCTTGACTCAGATGTTAGATGGAGCCAAGGGCTCATTACACAGAATTGGGGaacctctttctctgtttctttcccatCGGGGATTTCTCCCATTCATCCCACCCCACAGGATCAACATTTCCTAATTCCTATGGCTAGGAAGACATGTTTCTATTGGAATTTTAGCTGCCTATAGCACACACTGCTCTGACACTGGGGCCTGCCTCGGGATAAAGCTGcatgaggaaagaaaatgggagaCTCACCCGTCCCCCCAAATCCATCTGCTTCTGTTTAATTTCACTGTTCTCAGTTCCCTGCCCCCCCTCATATTTTTATCAGAGTTTTTAATTGTAAACAGTAGGAGGTCTAGGTTATTTTGCACTCACACTGCCATGGCAGAACCAGAATCCACTGAcccatttgtttttatatggATGGAATTCAAAGACCCAGCAGAATCCTACTGGAGAGCCAATCAATGTGCTTCCCCCAAATTCCCTACCTACTCTGAAAAACATACATAGGCTTTttgtgttctgtttcttaaatgtcATATAATAGTAAGAGtcattaaaagcaaagaaatcctTTATCAGTGTTGAGGAAGGAGTGTTTAGGGTTGGCACAGTCAATTTTATTTTACGTTTTTCTAGGTGCAAACCTTTAACTTAGAAGGTAGAAAGGagctaataatttttttctatactatttttcttttgggactaaaaaataaataacattctttACACATATGTATATTGATCAAGAGGTAACATAAAAGTGCCTTTTGTTTCCTTGGgatcattttgtttcatttcagacTTGTCaaaacttttaattatttacCTGATCATTGTATCTCTCACTATAAtgtaaatacagtatataattatGCTTTTGAAAATGGTTATTTACTCCTTGGCCCACAGTGTTTTTTTGGAGTTGCTACAACCTATCTGTTAAACATAAGGAGTAGCAGCATGGAGCCTCGAGCTGATtcagagaattattttaatttggggACTGTTGCCCAGGTAAATAGCAGCTGCTTTGGAATCATTACAGCTGAAGTGGTGAATGAATAATTTACCTTTATATTTAAGTATAACAGATGAGTATTTCAGGgttaccaaaatataaaaaaatgtcttaagtATCACTAGTTCACCTAGCTGTTATATTTTAAAGGGACTTCTATAAACAGATACTAGGATGTAGAGTTGTAGCCTAAAGAGTTTTGTGGTGGTTGTGATTAATGAAAGGGAACATTAAAGTGATTAGAATTTGGTTTTGGTAAACAACcctaaaatctatttatttattaaaatcttatttatttatttatttatttatttatttatttatttattaaaatcttacGCAGAATGTGCTAAGTCTTTGAGCTAGCAAACTTGGTCAGGGAATCTTGCAAGAGCATCTTTTTCCCCTGGAAATTtctttatggtagtcacacacacagagagagagagagagagaggcagagacacaggcagagggagaagcaggctccatgcaccaggagcccaacgtgggatccgatcccgggtctccaggatcgcgccctgggccaaaggcaggcgccaaactgctgcgccacccacggatcccttctttttaaattttattccttaaGAGGAAGCTATTTTCACATTTCTGGCTTTCTAGTAGGTCTTGGCATTTTATTCTGAATATTGTACTTAGCTAGAA contains:
- the DACT1 gene encoding dapper homolog 1 isoform X3; its protein translation is MKPSAAGPARELEPQAPGRGEQRAAEPEGRWREKGEADTERQRTRERQEATLAGLAELEYLRQRQELLVRGALRGAGGAGGAGGAGVAAPRAGELPAEAAQRSRLEEKFLEENILLLRKQLNCLRRRDAGLLNQLQELDKQISDLRLDVEKTSEEHLETDSRPSSGFYELSDGASGSLSNSSNSVFSECLSSCHSSTCFCSPLEATLTISDGCPKSADLIGWLESKEGHCEDQASGAVCHSSSTSQFNSLGVIADVNPKYQCDLVSKNGNDVYRYPSPLHAVAVQSPMFLLCLTGSPLREEERLGNHASDICVGSELDAMKTDTSLPSPGSLWSAPHPSSSKRMDGYILSLVQKKTHPVRTNKPRTSVSADPTKGLLRNGSVCVRVTGGVSQGNSGNLKNSKQVLLPSGGIPSLDNGTFSPLKQWSKESKAEPLESKRLLSPPEACSPGAATELPSKHLPRNAKPAAQDHARCPTAATGESPRDGVQVPAASPKESPGRGPAPPQENRVVQPLRKVSQKGGLQPAPAAAPSAAAPSAAPAAAPSAAPAAPPSSAFAPEERPALDFKSEGSSSQSLEEGPPARAPSAPGLQAAAARPHRGTRTPAAPRSAPRHRGAQGLHAPDGALPPAREKSRAAGKKCRFPDDVDTNRRLRKASSRGRKGGAGQPEAGAACRGLGAGQRAAGARAHGHGHGRETLVAKPKHKRAESRRWRSAAEVSLEEALRRSRRRREHVGLFPAAVPLPYSSPYAYVASDSEYSAECESLFHSTVLDTSEDERSNYTTNCFGDSESSVSDGDFAGDSTSSSDSEESGGLIWSQFVQTLPIQAVAAPDLHSNPTKTFVKIKASHNLKKKILRFRSGSLKLMTTV
- the DACT1 gene encoding dapper homolog 1 isoform X2, which codes for MKPSAAGPARELEPQAPGRGEQRAAEPEGRWREKGEADTERQRTRERQEATLAGLAELEYLRQRQELLNCLRRRDAGLLNQLQELDKQISDLRLDVEKTSEEHLETDSRPSSGFYELSDGASGSLSNSSNSVFSECLSSCHSSTCFCSPLEATLTISDGCPKSADLIGWLESKEGHCEDQASGAVCHSSSTSQFNSLGVIADVNPKYQCDLVSKNGNDVYRYPSPLHAVAVQSPMFLLCLTGSPLREEERLGNHASDICVGSELDAMKTDTSLPSPGSLWSAPHPSSSKRMDGYILSLVQKKTHPVRTNKPRTSVSADPTKGLLRNGSVCVRVTGGVSQGNSGNLKNSKQVLLPSGGIPSLDNGTFSPLKQWSKESKAEPLESKRLLSPPEACSPGAATELPSKHLPRNAKPAAQDHARCPTAATGESPRDGVQVPAASPKESPGRGPAPPQENRVVQPLRKVSQKGGLQPAPAAAPSAAAPSAAPAAAPSAAPAAPPSSAFAPEERPALDFKSEGSSSQSLEEGPPARAPSAPGLQAAAARPHRGTRTPAAPRSAPRHRGAQGLHAPDGALPPAREKSRAAGKKCRFPDDVDTNRRLRKASSRGRKGGAGQPEAGAACRGLGAGQRAAGARAHGHGHGRETLVAKPKHKRAESRRWRSAAEVSLEEALRRSRRRREHVGLFPAAVPLPYSSPYAYVASDSEYSAECESLFHSTVLDTSEDERSNYTTNCFGDSESSVSDGDFAGDSTSSSDSEESGGLIWSQFVQTLPIQAVAAPDLHSNPTKTFVKIKASHNLKKKILRFRSGSLKLMTTV
- the DACT1 gene encoding dapper homolog 1 isoform X1: MKPSAAGPARELEPQAPGRGEQRAAEPEGRWREKGEADTERQRTRERQEATLAGLAELEYLRQRQELLVRGALRGAGGAGGAGGAGVAAPRAGELPAEAAQRSRLEEKFLEENILLLRKQLNCLRRRDAGLLNQLQELDKQISDLRLDVEKTSEEHLETDSRPSSGFYELSDGASGSLSNSSNSVFSECLSSCHSSTCFCSPLEATLTISDGCPKSADVNPKYQCDLVSKNGNDVYRYPSPLHAVAVQSPMFLLCLTGSPLREEERLGNHASDICVGSELDAMKTDTSLPSPGSLWSAPHPSSSKRMDGYILSLVQKKTHPVRTNKPRTSVSADPTKGLLRNGSVCVRVTGGVSQGNSGNLKNSKQVLLPSGGIPSLDNGTFSPLKQWSKESKAEPLESKRLLSPPEACSPGAATELPSKHLPRNAKPAAQDHARCPTAATGESPRDGVQVPAASPKESPGRGPAPPQENRVVQPLRKVSQKGGLQPAPAAAPSAAAPSAAPAAAPSAAPAAPPSSAFAPEERPALDFKSEGSSSQSLEEGPPARAPSAPGLQAAAARPHRGTRTPAAPRSAPRHRGAQGLHAPDGALPPAREKSRAAGKKCRFPDDVDTNRRLRKASSRGRKGGAGQPEAGAACRGLGAGQRAAGARAHGHGHGRETLVAKPKHKRAESRRWRSAAEVSLEEALRRSRRRREHVGLFPAAVPLPYSSPYAYVASDSEYSAECESLFHSTVLDTSEDERSNYTTNCFGDSESSVSDGDFAGDSTSSSDSEESGGLIWSQFVQTLPIQAVAAPDLHSNPTKTFVKIKASHNLKKKILRFRSGSLKLMTTV
- the DACT1 gene encoding dapper homolog 1 isoform X4 translates to MCSFFFSVFLPNQNCLRRRDAGLLNQLQELDKQISDLRLDVEKTSEEHLETDSRPSSGFYELSDGASGSLSNSSNSVFSECLSSCHSSTCFCSPLEATLTISDGCPKSADVNPKYQCDLVSKNGNDVYRYPSPLHAVAVQSPMFLLCLTGSPLREEERLGNHASDICVGSELDAMKTDTSLPSPGSLWSAPHPSSSKRMDGYILSLVQKKTHPVRTNKPRTSVSADPTKGLLRNGSVCVRVTGGVSQGNSGNLKNSKQVLLPSGGIPSLDNGTFSPLKQWSKESKAEPLESKRLLSPPEACSPGAATELPSKHLPRNAKPAAQDHARCPTAATGESPRDGVQVPAASPKESPGRGPAPPQENRVVQPLRKVSQKGGLQPAPAAAPSAAAPSAAPAAAPSAAPAAPPSSAFAPEERPALDFKSEGSSSQSLEEGPPARAPSAPGLQAAAARPHRGTRTPAAPRSAPRHRGAQGLHAPDGALPPAREKSRAAGKKCRFPDDVDTNRRLRKASSRGRKGGAGQPEAGAACRGLGAGQRAAGARAHGHGHGRETLVAKPKHKRAESRRWRSAAEVSLEEALRRSRRRREHVGLFPAAVPLPYSSPYAYVASDSEYSAECESLFHSTVLDTSEDERSNYTTNCFGDSESSVSDGDFAGDSTSSSDSEESGGLIWSQFVQTLPIQAVAAPDLHSNPTKTFVKIKASHNLKKKILRFRSGSLKLMTTV